From a single Vibrio tubiashii genomic region:
- a CDS encoding tyrosine-type recombinase/integrase: protein MTKRISSNATLQALKPQDKEYLIPDKKIEGLNIRVRPTGTMTWTFRFQIGKKHDKISMGRYVKAKPETGMTLEQARKEAGRYRSWLENNKNPKFELDKEKRERDEAKTFDDAFVSFDDKRLSKQLRGEQSRTIYNRDIKPIIGNIKLADLSIYHFNKVFDAKVDSDGKRMAGAIGVCHKVINQVINHALALNMLNSHPAPQLKAKDVGGGSRVTKRNLSFSELKSLLTSLDDWNTDRANLRLIRFLLGCGQRISAVLEMRWTEIDLDNKVWTLPASSEERHTKSQESRKVPLSDYLLDLLVEQRENVPNKWKLVWPQLSNDKLQEPAAVRALIKRNIPEDFERFSPHDLRRTFISRCSEMGLDIVAIEKTVGHQLPGMLRVYNHHDYLDEQLAVLQAWGYKLQSLAVENVVPFDTTKLA, encoded by the coding sequence ATGACCAAGCGAATTAGTAGTAATGCCACGTTACAAGCACTGAAACCTCAAGATAAAGAGTATTTGATTCCTGATAAAAAAATTGAAGGTCTTAATATTCGAGTTAGACCCACAGGGACGATGACTTGGACATTTCGTTTTCAAATAGGGAAGAAGCACGACAAGATATCAATGGGGCGATATGTTAAGGCTAAGCCTGAAACGGGTATGACTCTAGAACAGGCAAGGAAAGAAGCTGGTCGTTATCGAAGCTGGCTGGAAAATAACAAAAACCCTAAGTTTGAGCTTGATAAAGAAAAGCGTGAGCGTGATGAGGCTAAGACTTTTGACGATGCTTTTGTGAGCTTTGATGATAAGCGTCTATCTAAGCAACTCCGAGGTGAGCAATCGAGAACCATCTACAATCGAGATATCAAACCAATTATCGGTAACATTAAGTTGGCAGACTTAAGTATCTATCACTTTAATAAAGTCTTTGATGCAAAGGTAGATAGCGATGGAAAGCGCATGGCTGGAGCAATTGGTGTCTGCCATAAAGTCATCAATCAAGTGATTAACCATGCCTTGGCACTCAACATGCTTAATTCTCATCCGGCTCCACAACTAAAAGCAAAAGATGTTGGCGGTGGCTCCCGTGTTACTAAACGAAATCTTAGTTTTTCTGAGCTGAAGAGTCTGTTAACAAGCTTGGATGATTGGAATACAGATCGTGCTAATCTCCGATTGATACGATTCTTGCTAGGGTGTGGTCAACGGATAAGTGCTGTACTTGAAATGCGTTGGACTGAGATTGATTTAGATAACAAGGTTTGGACATTACCAGCCAGCTCAGAAGAGCGGCACACAAAAAGCCAAGAAAGTCGCAAAGTGCCACTGAGCGATTATCTCTTAGATTTGTTAGTGGAACAGCGTGAAAATGTTCCGAACAAGTGGAAGCTAGTTTGGCCGCAACTGAGTAATGATAAATTACAAGAGCCAGCAGCAGTAAGAGCGTTGATAAAACGCAATATTCCTGAAGACTTTGAGCGTTTTTCACCACATGATTTACGTCGAACCTTTATCAGCCGCTGTAGCGAGATGGGGCTCGATATTGTTGCCATCGAAAAAACGGTCGGTCACCAGTTGCCGGGAATGCTAAGAGTTTATAACCACCATGACTATCTAGATGAGCAACT